From the Carya illinoinensis cultivar Pawnee chromosome 4, C.illinoinensisPawnee_v1, whole genome shotgun sequence genome, one window contains:
- the LOC122308405 gene encoding CCR4-NOT transcription complex subunit 10-like isoform X4 gives MDARDSSSSTAAAAPNRDGSSGSDEDALLSVAAALAKDAALHFQSGNFAECVEVLKQLLLKKENDPKVLHNVAIAEFFRDGGSDLKNLLEALNNVKKRIEELASASGEQVETASNLLNKVTLGSKGSTMTHQLSGANSSNVVYTDEFDTSVAILNIGVIWFHLHEYAKALSVLEPLYQNIEPIDEDILSYMERAFGVGCMSQGDNGNTTQQQSGNLVAKSSSIPLSSSSAMDVSHSDLAASVNASENSLSRTLSEEALEYETMLSTLDIGGQNSVRLSGLSSPTNLPRTAVDRSFTTVDLKLKLHLYKVRFLLLTRNLKQAKREVKHVMNIARGKDLSMALLLKSQIEYARGNHRKAIKLLVASSNQTDTAISSIFNNNLGCIYYQLGKYHTSSIFFSKALTNTKYLRKEKPLKLSTFSQDNSFLIVYNCGIQYLACGKPILAARCFQKASLVFYNRPLLWLRLAECCLMALEKGLIKASHGPSERSEVKVHVVGRGKWRQLLVEDGILRNRHVDSVERDDCMLRGEGQLKLSMLLAQRCLHNALHLLNCSESNHSKYDLPSNTSLEENESSGAASSRNSNHKNLQNIDSKTFTVTVGLGQVNANGDAKEMKGGTSQELIQNSLSYYEDICRKENQLIKQSILANLAYVEFELENPMKALSISRSLLELPEGSRIYIFLGHVYAAEALCLLNRPEEAAENLLIYLSGGNNFDLPFSEEDCKQWQVERTIDSEELNGGSVTAKMNSTEDSQGIVFLKPEEARAALYSNFAAVSAMQGQLEQAHQFARQALSILPNSREATLTSIYVDLMLGKSREALAKLKQYSRVRFLPSGVMMNRSS, from the exons ATGGACGCGCGAGACTCATCGTCATCGACTGCTGCCGCTGCTCCCAATCGCGACGGGTCCTCGGGCTCCGATGAAGACGCCCTTTTATCCGTTGCGGCCGCTCTAGCCAAGGACGCCGCCTTGCACTTTCAGTCGGGGAATTTCGCTGAGTGCGTCGAGGTCCTGAAGCAGCTCTTGCTCAAGAAGGAAAACGATCCCAAA GTTCTTCACAATGTTGCAATTGCTGAATTCTTTCGGGATGGTGGTTCAGATCTGAAGAATTTACTTGAAGCACTTAATAATGTCAAG AAGAGAATTGAGGAGCTTGCCAGTGCATCTGGAGAGCAGGTGGAGACTGCTAGCAATCTTTTGAATAAAGTTACCTTGGGGTCTAAAGGAAGTACAATGACACATCAACTTTCTGGTGCAAATAGTTCCAATGTTGTTTACACAGATGAATTTGACACTTCTGTGGCAATCCTAAACATT GGGGTTATCTGGTTCCATCTTCACGAATATGCAAAGGCTTTATCAGTTCTAGAACCTTTGTATCAGAATATCGAACCAATAGATGAG GATATATTAAGTTACATGGAAAGGGCTTTCGGTGTTGGCTGCATGAGTCAAGGTGACAATGGAAACACGACCCAGCAACAGTCTGGAAACCTAGTGGCAAAATCTTCCTCTATTCCTCTCAGCAGTTCATCAGCTATGGATGTTTCTCATTCAGATTTAGCTGCTAGTGTGAATGCCTCAGAAAACTCTTTATCAAGGACCTTATCAGAAGAGGCACTTGAATATGAAACAATGTTGTCAACACTAGATATTGGTGGACAAAATTCAGTGAGGCTGTCTGGTCTTTCATCTCCAACTAATCTGCCAAGGACTGCGGTTGATAGGTCTTTTACCACTGTTGATTTGAAGCTTAAGTTACATCTTTATAAAGTTCGGTTTCTGCTTCTCACTAGGAACCTTAAGCAAGCAAAACGTGAAGTCAagcatgttatgaatattgcACGTGGGAAAGATTTGTCCATGGCTCTCCTCCTGAAGTCTCAGATTGAATATGCACGTGGCAACCATCGTAAAGCCATTAAGCTGTTGGTGGCATCAAGCAATCAGACAGACACGGCAATCTCAAGCATCTTCAACAACAATCTTGGGTGTATATATTATCAGCTTGGGAAATACCATACGTCGtcgatatttttttcaaaggcgctgactaatactaaatatcttcggAAGGAAAAGCCACTAAAGCTATCAACTTTCTCTCAGGATAATTCTTTTCTCATAGTATATAACTGTGGTATACAGTACTTGGCCTGTGGGAAGCCAATTCTTGCTGCTCGCTGTTTCCAGAAAGCCAGTTTGGTGTTCTACAACCGACCTCTGTTATGGCTTCGACTTGCTGAATGCTGTCTGATGGCTTTGGAGAAGGGACTAATAAAAGCAAGTCACGGTCCATCAGAAAGATCAGAAGTCAAAGTACATGTTGTTGGCCGGGGAAAATGGAGGCAACTTCTTGTTGAAGATGGAATATTAAGAAACAGACATGTGGATTCTGTTGAAAGGGATGATTGTATGCTGCGCGGTGAAGGGCAACTGAAGCTTTCAATGTTGCTTGCCCAACGGTGTCTGCATAATGCTTTGCACTTGCTTAACTGCTCCGAGTCAAACCATTCAAAGTATGATTTGCCTTCAAATACCTCCttggaagaaaatgaatcaaGTGGAGCAGCTTCTTCGAGGAACTCAAACCACAAGAACTTGCAGAACATTGATTCGAAAACATTTACTGTAACAGTAGGTTTAGGTCAGGTTAATGCAAATGGGGATGCCAAAGAAATGAAGGGAGGAACAAGTCAGGAGCTCATACAGAACTCTCTCTCCTATTATGAAGATATTTGTAGAAAAGAAAATCAGTTGATCAAGCAATCCATTCTTGCTAACCTGGCATATGTAGAGTTTGAACTGGAAAACCCCATGAAGGCCCTGTCAATCTCCAGGTCTCTATTGGAACTTCCAGAGGGTTCCAGAATTTACATCTTTCTTGGTCATGTGTATGCAGCAGAGGCACTCTGCCTGTTAAACAGGCCAGAGGAGGCTGCTGAGAATTTATTGATCTATTTGTCGGGGGGAAATAATTTTGATTTGCCATTTAGTGAAGAGGACTGTAAACAATGGCAGGTGGAGAGAACTATCGATAGCGAAGAGTTAAATGGAGGATCAGTGACTGCCAAGATGAATTCAACCGAGGACTCGCAAGGCATTGTCTTCCTCAAGCCAGAAGAGGCTCGTGCAGCACTTTATTCAAATTTTGCTGCTGTGTCTGCCATGCAAGGTCAACTTGAGCAGGCCCATCAATTTGCAAGGCAAGCACTATCCATATTACCGAACAGTCGGGAAGCAACCCTGACTTCAATTTATGTGGATCTCATGCTCGGTAAGTCAAGAGAAGCTCTTGCCAAGTTAAAGCAATATAGTCGCGTTAGGTTCCTTCCCAGTGGTGTAATGATGAATAGATCTTCTTGA
- the LOC122308405 gene encoding CCR4-NOT transcription complex subunit 10-like isoform X1, which yields MDARDSSSSTAAAAPNRDGSSGSDEDALLSVAAALAKDAALHFQSGNFAECVEVLKQLLLKKENDPKVLHNVAIAEFFRDGGSDLKNLLEALNNVKKRIEELASASGEQVETASNLLNKVTLGSKGSTMTHQLSGANSSNVVYTDEFDTSVAILNIGVIWFHLHEYAKALSVLEPLYQNIEPIDETTALHICLLLLDVGLACNDAMKSADILSYMERAFGVGCMSQGDNGNTTQQQSGNLVAKSSSIPLSSSSAMDVSHSDLAASVNASENSLSRTLSEEALEYETMLSTLDIGGQNSVRLSGLSSPTNLPRTAVDRSFTTVDLKLKLHLYKVRFLLLTRNLKQAKREVKHVMNIARGKDLSMALLLKSQIEYARGNHRKAIKLLVASSNQTDTAISSIFNNNLGCIYYQLGKYHTSSIFFSKALTNTKYLRKEKPLKLSTFSQDNSFLIVYNCGIQYLACGKPILAARCFQKASLVFYNRPLLWLRLAECCLMALEKGLIKASHGPSERSEVKVHVVGRGKWRQLLVEDGILRNRHVDSVERDDCMLRGEGQLKLSMLLAQRCLHNALHLLNCSESNHSKYDLPSNTSLEENESSGAASSRNSNHKNLQNIDSKTFTVTVGLGQVNANGDAKEMKGGTSQELIQNSLSYYEDICRKENQLIKQSILANLAYVEFELENPMKALSISRSLLELPEGSRIYIFLGHVYAAEALCLLNRPEEAAENLLIYLSGGNNFDLPFSEEDCKQWQVERTIDSEELNGGSVTAKMNSTEDSQGIVFLKPEEARAALYSNFAAVSAMQGQLEQAHQFARQALSILPNSREATLTSIYVDLMLGKSREALAKLKQYSRVRFLPSGVMMNRSS from the exons ATGGACGCGCGAGACTCATCGTCATCGACTGCTGCCGCTGCTCCCAATCGCGACGGGTCCTCGGGCTCCGATGAAGACGCCCTTTTATCCGTTGCGGCCGCTCTAGCCAAGGACGCCGCCTTGCACTTTCAGTCGGGGAATTTCGCTGAGTGCGTCGAGGTCCTGAAGCAGCTCTTGCTCAAGAAGGAAAACGATCCCAAA GTTCTTCACAATGTTGCAATTGCTGAATTCTTTCGGGATGGTGGTTCAGATCTGAAGAATTTACTTGAAGCACTTAATAATGTCAAG AAGAGAATTGAGGAGCTTGCCAGTGCATCTGGAGAGCAGGTGGAGACTGCTAGCAATCTTTTGAATAAAGTTACCTTGGGGTCTAAAGGAAGTACAATGACACATCAACTTTCTGGTGCAAATAGTTCCAATGTTGTTTACACAGATGAATTTGACACTTCTGTGGCAATCCTAAACATT GGGGTTATCTGGTTCCATCTTCACGAATATGCAAAGGCTTTATCAGTTCTAGAACCTTTGTATCAGAATATCGAACCAATAGATGAG ACAACAGCTCTTCATATTTGCCTCTTGTTGCTAGATGTTGGACTTGCTTGCAATGATGCTATGAAGTCTGCT GATATATTAAGTTACATGGAAAGGGCTTTCGGTGTTGGCTGCATGAGTCAAGGTGACAATGGAAACACGACCCAGCAACAGTCTGGAAACCTAGTGGCAAAATCTTCCTCTATTCCTCTCAGCAGTTCATCAGCTATGGATGTTTCTCATTCAGATTTAGCTGCTAGTGTGAATGCCTCAGAAAACTCTTTATCAAGGACCTTATCAGAAGAGGCACTTGAATATGAAACAATGTTGTCAACACTAGATATTGGTGGACAAAATTCAGTGAGGCTGTCTGGTCTTTCATCTCCAACTAATCTGCCAAGGACTGCGGTTGATAGGTCTTTTACCACTGTTGATTTGAAGCTTAAGTTACATCTTTATAAAGTTCGGTTTCTGCTTCTCACTAGGAACCTTAAGCAAGCAAAACGTGAAGTCAagcatgttatgaatattgcACGTGGGAAAGATTTGTCCATGGCTCTCCTCCTGAAGTCTCAGATTGAATATGCACGTGGCAACCATCGTAAAGCCATTAAGCTGTTGGTGGCATCAAGCAATCAGACAGACACGGCAATCTCAAGCATCTTCAACAACAATCTTGGGTGTATATATTATCAGCTTGGGAAATACCATACGTCGtcgatatttttttcaaaggcgctgactaatactaaatatcttcggAAGGAAAAGCCACTAAAGCTATCAACTTTCTCTCAGGATAATTCTTTTCTCATAGTATATAACTGTGGTATACAGTACTTGGCCTGTGGGAAGCCAATTCTTGCTGCTCGCTGTTTCCAGAAAGCCAGTTTGGTGTTCTACAACCGACCTCTGTTATGGCTTCGACTTGCTGAATGCTGTCTGATGGCTTTGGAGAAGGGACTAATAAAAGCAAGTCACGGTCCATCAGAAAGATCAGAAGTCAAAGTACATGTTGTTGGCCGGGGAAAATGGAGGCAACTTCTTGTTGAAGATGGAATATTAAGAAACAGACATGTGGATTCTGTTGAAAGGGATGATTGTATGCTGCGCGGTGAAGGGCAACTGAAGCTTTCAATGTTGCTTGCCCAACGGTGTCTGCATAATGCTTTGCACTTGCTTAACTGCTCCGAGTCAAACCATTCAAAGTATGATTTGCCTTCAAATACCTCCttggaagaaaatgaatcaaGTGGAGCAGCTTCTTCGAGGAACTCAAACCACAAGAACTTGCAGAACATTGATTCGAAAACATTTACTGTAACAGTAGGTTTAGGTCAGGTTAATGCAAATGGGGATGCCAAAGAAATGAAGGGAGGAACAAGTCAGGAGCTCATACAGAACTCTCTCTCCTATTATGAAGATATTTGTAGAAAAGAAAATCAGTTGATCAAGCAATCCATTCTTGCTAACCTGGCATATGTAGAGTTTGAACTGGAAAACCCCATGAAGGCCCTGTCAATCTCCAGGTCTCTATTGGAACTTCCAGAGGGTTCCAGAATTTACATCTTTCTTGGTCATGTGTATGCAGCAGAGGCACTCTGCCTGTTAAACAGGCCAGAGGAGGCTGCTGAGAATTTATTGATCTATTTGTCGGGGGGAAATAATTTTGATTTGCCATTTAGTGAAGAGGACTGTAAACAATGGCAGGTGGAGAGAACTATCGATAGCGAAGAGTTAAATGGAGGATCAGTGACTGCCAAGATGAATTCAACCGAGGACTCGCAAGGCATTGTCTTCCTCAAGCCAGAAGAGGCTCGTGCAGCACTTTATTCAAATTTTGCTGCTGTGTCTGCCATGCAAGGTCAACTTGAGCAGGCCCATCAATTTGCAAGGCAAGCACTATCCATATTACCGAACAGTCGGGAAGCAACCCTGACTTCAATTTATGTGGATCTCATGCTCGGTAAGTCAAGAGAAGCTCTTGCCAAGTTAAAGCAATATAGTCGCGTTAGGTTCCTTCCCAGTGGTGTAATGATGAATAGATCTTCTTGA
- the LOC122308405 gene encoding CCR4-NOT transcription complex subunit 10-like isoform X3 — protein sequence MDARDSSSSTAAAAPNRDGSSGSDEDALLSVAAALAKDAALHFQSGNFAECVEVLKQLLLKKENDPKVLHNVAIAEFFRDGGSDLKNLLEALNNVKKRIEELASASGEQVETASNLLNKVTLGSKGSTMTHQLSGANSSNVVYTDEFDTSVAILNIGVIWFHLHEYAKALSVLEPLYQNIEPIDETTALHICLLLLDVGLACNDAMKSADILSYMERAFGVGCMSQGDNGNTTQQQSGNLVAKSSSIPLSSSSAMDVSHSDLAASVNASENSLSRTLSEEALEYETMLSTLDIGGQNSVRLSGLSSPTNLPRTAVDRSFTTVDLKLKLHLYKVRFLLLTRNLKQAKREVKHVMNIARGKDLSMALLLKSQIEYARGNHRKAIKLLVASSNQTDTAISSIFNNNLGCIYYQLGKYHTSSIFFSKALTNTKYLRKEKPLKLSTFSQDNSFLIVYNCGIQYLACGKPILAARCFQKASLVFYNRPLLWLRLAECCLMALEKGLIKASHGPSERSEVKVHVVGRGKWRQLLVEDGILRNRHVDSVERDDCMLRGEGQLKLSMLLAQRCLHNALHLLNCSESNHSKYDLPSNTSLEENESSGAASSRNSNHKNLQNIDSKTFTVTVGLGQVNANGDAKEMKGGTSQELIQNSLSYYEDICRKENQLIKQSILANLAYVEFELENPMKALSISRSLLELPEGSRIYIFLGHVYAAEALCLLNRPEEAAENLLIYLSGGNNFDLPFSEEDCKQWQVERTIDSEELNGGSVTAKMNSTEDSQGIVFLKPEEARAALYSNFAAVSAMQGQLEQAHQFARQALSILPNSREATLTSIYVDLMLGFITWWWLCFG from the exons ATGGACGCGCGAGACTCATCGTCATCGACTGCTGCCGCTGCTCCCAATCGCGACGGGTCCTCGGGCTCCGATGAAGACGCCCTTTTATCCGTTGCGGCCGCTCTAGCCAAGGACGCCGCCTTGCACTTTCAGTCGGGGAATTTCGCTGAGTGCGTCGAGGTCCTGAAGCAGCTCTTGCTCAAGAAGGAAAACGATCCCAAA GTTCTTCACAATGTTGCAATTGCTGAATTCTTTCGGGATGGTGGTTCAGATCTGAAGAATTTACTTGAAGCACTTAATAATGTCAAG AAGAGAATTGAGGAGCTTGCCAGTGCATCTGGAGAGCAGGTGGAGACTGCTAGCAATCTTTTGAATAAAGTTACCTTGGGGTCTAAAGGAAGTACAATGACACATCAACTTTCTGGTGCAAATAGTTCCAATGTTGTTTACACAGATGAATTTGACACTTCTGTGGCAATCCTAAACATT GGGGTTATCTGGTTCCATCTTCACGAATATGCAAAGGCTTTATCAGTTCTAGAACCTTTGTATCAGAATATCGAACCAATAGATGAG ACAACAGCTCTTCATATTTGCCTCTTGTTGCTAGATGTTGGACTTGCTTGCAATGATGCTATGAAGTCTGCT GATATATTAAGTTACATGGAAAGGGCTTTCGGTGTTGGCTGCATGAGTCAAGGTGACAATGGAAACACGACCCAGCAACAGTCTGGAAACCTAGTGGCAAAATCTTCCTCTATTCCTCTCAGCAGTTCATCAGCTATGGATGTTTCTCATTCAGATTTAGCTGCTAGTGTGAATGCCTCAGAAAACTCTTTATCAAGGACCTTATCAGAAGAGGCACTTGAATATGAAACAATGTTGTCAACACTAGATATTGGTGGACAAAATTCAGTGAGGCTGTCTGGTCTTTCATCTCCAACTAATCTGCCAAGGACTGCGGTTGATAGGTCTTTTACCACTGTTGATTTGAAGCTTAAGTTACATCTTTATAAAGTTCGGTTTCTGCTTCTCACTAGGAACCTTAAGCAAGCAAAACGTGAAGTCAagcatgttatgaatattgcACGTGGGAAAGATTTGTCCATGGCTCTCCTCCTGAAGTCTCAGATTGAATATGCACGTGGCAACCATCGTAAAGCCATTAAGCTGTTGGTGGCATCAAGCAATCAGACAGACACGGCAATCTCAAGCATCTTCAACAACAATCTTGGGTGTATATATTATCAGCTTGGGAAATACCATACGTCGtcgatatttttttcaaaggcgctgactaatactaaatatcttcggAAGGAAAAGCCACTAAAGCTATCAACTTTCTCTCAGGATAATTCTTTTCTCATAGTATATAACTGTGGTATACAGTACTTGGCCTGTGGGAAGCCAATTCTTGCTGCTCGCTGTTTCCAGAAAGCCAGTTTGGTGTTCTACAACCGACCTCTGTTATGGCTTCGACTTGCTGAATGCTGTCTGATGGCTTTGGAGAAGGGACTAATAAAAGCAAGTCACGGTCCATCAGAAAGATCAGAAGTCAAAGTACATGTTGTTGGCCGGGGAAAATGGAGGCAACTTCTTGTTGAAGATGGAATATTAAGAAACAGACATGTGGATTCTGTTGAAAGGGATGATTGTATGCTGCGCGGTGAAGGGCAACTGAAGCTTTCAATGTTGCTTGCCCAACGGTGTCTGCATAATGCTTTGCACTTGCTTAACTGCTCCGAGTCAAACCATTCAAAGTATGATTTGCCTTCAAATACCTCCttggaagaaaatgaatcaaGTGGAGCAGCTTCTTCGAGGAACTCAAACCACAAGAACTTGCAGAACATTGATTCGAAAACATTTACTGTAACAGTAGGTTTAGGTCAGGTTAATGCAAATGGGGATGCCAAAGAAATGAAGGGAGGAACAAGTCAGGAGCTCATACAGAACTCTCTCTCCTATTATGAAGATATTTGTAGAAAAGAAAATCAGTTGATCAAGCAATCCATTCTTGCTAACCTGGCATATGTAGAGTTTGAACTGGAAAACCCCATGAAGGCCCTGTCAATCTCCAGGTCTCTATTGGAACTTCCAGAGGGTTCCAGAATTTACATCTTTCTTGGTCATGTGTATGCAGCAGAGGCACTCTGCCTGTTAAACAGGCCAGAGGAGGCTGCTGAGAATTTATTGATCTATTTGTCGGGGGGAAATAATTTTGATTTGCCATTTAGTGAAGAGGACTGTAAACAATGGCAGGTGGAGAGAACTATCGATAGCGAAGAGTTAAATGGAGGATCAGTGACTGCCAAGATGAATTCAACCGAGGACTCGCAAGGCATTGTCTTCCTCAAGCCAGAAGAGGCTCGTGCAGCACTTTATTCAAATTTTGCTGCTGTGTCTGCCATGCAAGGTCAACTTGAGCAGGCCCATCAATTTGCAAGGCAAGCACTATCCATATTACCGAACAGTCGGGAAGCAACCCTGACTTCAATTTATGTGGATCTCATGCTCG GATTCATTACGTGGTGGTGGCTGTGTTTTGGATAG
- the LOC122308405 gene encoding CCR4-NOT transcription complex subunit 10-like isoform X2, translating into MDARDSSSSTAAAAPNRDGSSGSDEDALLSVAAALAKDAALHFQSGNFAECVEVLKQLLLKKENDPKVLHNVAIAEFFRDGGSDLKNLLEALNNVKRIEELASASGEQVETASNLLNKVTLGSKGSTMTHQLSGANSSNVVYTDEFDTSVAILNIGVIWFHLHEYAKALSVLEPLYQNIEPIDETTALHICLLLLDVGLACNDAMKSADILSYMERAFGVGCMSQGDNGNTTQQQSGNLVAKSSSIPLSSSSAMDVSHSDLAASVNASENSLSRTLSEEALEYETMLSTLDIGGQNSVRLSGLSSPTNLPRTAVDRSFTTVDLKLKLHLYKVRFLLLTRNLKQAKREVKHVMNIARGKDLSMALLLKSQIEYARGNHRKAIKLLVASSNQTDTAISSIFNNNLGCIYYQLGKYHTSSIFFSKALTNTKYLRKEKPLKLSTFSQDNSFLIVYNCGIQYLACGKPILAARCFQKASLVFYNRPLLWLRLAECCLMALEKGLIKASHGPSERSEVKVHVVGRGKWRQLLVEDGILRNRHVDSVERDDCMLRGEGQLKLSMLLAQRCLHNALHLLNCSESNHSKYDLPSNTSLEENESSGAASSRNSNHKNLQNIDSKTFTVTVGLGQVNANGDAKEMKGGTSQELIQNSLSYYEDICRKENQLIKQSILANLAYVEFELENPMKALSISRSLLELPEGSRIYIFLGHVYAAEALCLLNRPEEAAENLLIYLSGGNNFDLPFSEEDCKQWQVERTIDSEELNGGSVTAKMNSTEDSQGIVFLKPEEARAALYSNFAAVSAMQGQLEQAHQFARQALSILPNSREATLTSIYVDLMLGKSREALAKLKQYSRVRFLPSGVMMNRSS; encoded by the exons ATGGACGCGCGAGACTCATCGTCATCGACTGCTGCCGCTGCTCCCAATCGCGACGGGTCCTCGGGCTCCGATGAAGACGCCCTTTTATCCGTTGCGGCCGCTCTAGCCAAGGACGCCGCCTTGCACTTTCAGTCGGGGAATTTCGCTGAGTGCGTCGAGGTCCTGAAGCAGCTCTTGCTCAAGAAGGAAAACGATCCCAAA GTTCTTCACAATGTTGCAATTGCTGAATTCTTTCGGGATGGTGGTTCAGATCTGAAGAATTTACTTGAAGCACTTAATAATGTCAAG AGAATTGAGGAGCTTGCCAGTGCATCTGGAGAGCAGGTGGAGACTGCTAGCAATCTTTTGAATAAAGTTACCTTGGGGTCTAAAGGAAGTACAATGACACATCAACTTTCTGGTGCAAATAGTTCCAATGTTGTTTACACAGATGAATTTGACACTTCTGTGGCAATCCTAAACATT GGGGTTATCTGGTTCCATCTTCACGAATATGCAAAGGCTTTATCAGTTCTAGAACCTTTGTATCAGAATATCGAACCAATAGATGAG ACAACAGCTCTTCATATTTGCCTCTTGTTGCTAGATGTTGGACTTGCTTGCAATGATGCTATGAAGTCTGCT GATATATTAAGTTACATGGAAAGGGCTTTCGGTGTTGGCTGCATGAGTCAAGGTGACAATGGAAACACGACCCAGCAACAGTCTGGAAACCTAGTGGCAAAATCTTCCTCTATTCCTCTCAGCAGTTCATCAGCTATGGATGTTTCTCATTCAGATTTAGCTGCTAGTGTGAATGCCTCAGAAAACTCTTTATCAAGGACCTTATCAGAAGAGGCACTTGAATATGAAACAATGTTGTCAACACTAGATATTGGTGGACAAAATTCAGTGAGGCTGTCTGGTCTTTCATCTCCAACTAATCTGCCAAGGACTGCGGTTGATAGGTCTTTTACCACTGTTGATTTGAAGCTTAAGTTACATCTTTATAAAGTTCGGTTTCTGCTTCTCACTAGGAACCTTAAGCAAGCAAAACGTGAAGTCAagcatgttatgaatattgcACGTGGGAAAGATTTGTCCATGGCTCTCCTCCTGAAGTCTCAGATTGAATATGCACGTGGCAACCATCGTAAAGCCATTAAGCTGTTGGTGGCATCAAGCAATCAGACAGACACGGCAATCTCAAGCATCTTCAACAACAATCTTGGGTGTATATATTATCAGCTTGGGAAATACCATACGTCGtcgatatttttttcaaaggcgctgactaatactaaatatcttcggAAGGAAAAGCCACTAAAGCTATCAACTTTCTCTCAGGATAATTCTTTTCTCATAGTATATAACTGTGGTATACAGTACTTGGCCTGTGGGAAGCCAATTCTTGCTGCTCGCTGTTTCCAGAAAGCCAGTTTGGTGTTCTACAACCGACCTCTGTTATGGCTTCGACTTGCTGAATGCTGTCTGATGGCTTTGGAGAAGGGACTAATAAAAGCAAGTCACGGTCCATCAGAAAGATCAGAAGTCAAAGTACATGTTGTTGGCCGGGGAAAATGGAGGCAACTTCTTGTTGAAGATGGAATATTAAGAAACAGACATGTGGATTCTGTTGAAAGGGATGATTGTATGCTGCGCGGTGAAGGGCAACTGAAGCTTTCAATGTTGCTTGCCCAACGGTGTCTGCATAATGCTTTGCACTTGCTTAACTGCTCCGAGTCAAACCATTCAAAGTATGATTTGCCTTCAAATACCTCCttggaagaaaatgaatcaaGTGGAGCAGCTTCTTCGAGGAACTCAAACCACAAGAACTTGCAGAACATTGATTCGAAAACATTTACTGTAACAGTAGGTTTAGGTCAGGTTAATGCAAATGGGGATGCCAAAGAAATGAAGGGAGGAACAAGTCAGGAGCTCATACAGAACTCTCTCTCCTATTATGAAGATATTTGTAGAAAAGAAAATCAGTTGATCAAGCAATCCATTCTTGCTAACCTGGCATATGTAGAGTTTGAACTGGAAAACCCCATGAAGGCCCTGTCAATCTCCAGGTCTCTATTGGAACTTCCAGAGGGTTCCAGAATTTACATCTTTCTTGGTCATGTGTATGCAGCAGAGGCACTCTGCCTGTTAAACAGGCCAGAGGAGGCTGCTGAGAATTTATTGATCTATTTGTCGGGGGGAAATAATTTTGATTTGCCATTTAGTGAAGAGGACTGTAAACAATGGCAGGTGGAGAGAACTATCGATAGCGAAGAGTTAAATGGAGGATCAGTGACTGCCAAGATGAATTCAACCGAGGACTCGCAAGGCATTGTCTTCCTCAAGCCAGAAGAGGCTCGTGCAGCACTTTATTCAAATTTTGCTGCTGTGTCTGCCATGCAAGGTCAACTTGAGCAGGCCCATCAATTTGCAAGGCAAGCACTATCCATATTACCGAACAGTCGGGAAGCAACCCTGACTTCAATTTATGTGGATCTCATGCTCGGTAAGTCAAGAGAAGCTCTTGCCAAGTTAAAGCAATATAGTCGCGTTAGGTTCCTTCCCAGTGGTGTAATGATGAATAGATCTTCTTGA